In Bos taurus isolate L1 Dominette 01449 registration number 42190680 breed Hereford chromosome 13, ARS-UCD2.0, whole genome shotgun sequence, the DNA window GGGCCCTGGACAGCCAGAGACTGCCTGTCAGGGCCGGGAGCCTCGAATCATGGCCAACCTGCCCAGGCCGCCCGAGTCCAGCTCCCAACCTGCTCCAAAGCCTGGTCCACACCACCCCAGCGAGCCAGGTGAGCAATCAAATCAAGCCTCTGgggcagatacacacacacatatttgcaACTTTCAACACAAAACACAGGGCCTGGAATCTGATCACTGATAAGCTTAAGAAGTTCTACCATCTTAAAAGGGGCTCCCTGTTCTATAAATGGCCCCCCAACACAAACCCCTCATCGTAATCAGCACATTCCCAACACCAGGGCACAGAGCCGACATCAATCATGGGGCTGAGAAGTCGGCCAGTACGGCAGGCTCCTTTGTGCATCTAAAGTTTGTGTCCTTTCCCAAGCAGCTGCCAGGCCTTattagatgctttaaaaaaaaaaaaaaggccctttTCGGGTGGAGGAGGGTGGGACACGCTACTCCAAAGCACCTTAGACAAAAGGCCCACAGGCTGGCCCACTTGGGCGGAGACATCTGGCCCTAATCCCAGCTCACCTGCTGCAGCTTCACAAACACCAGACCGGTTGGCAGTGACCTGCTGCCACCATCTGTTGGGCACTGGAGCAGGTCAGAGAGGCGCCCTCAGAAGAGCCTGGCCCGGTTCCTGGTCGGCAAACACTTCCAGCATGCTCACCTACCTGCCTGGCCTCCACCCACAGAACTCAGAGGTGCTATCactaccccattttacaggtgaggaaccCAAGGCACACAACCAATAAGGGGAAGCCAGGACCTGAATTCAAGCccacaggctccagagtgcatGTTCCCCATCTCTCTTCAGTGTGGCCTTTGCCGGGGCAGAGAAATGCAATCTgccttctctcccttctcccagcTGAATCCCTCCCACTCCCACAACACGATCACGCTTCTGAAAGACTGGAGCAAGTGACGGGTctcagacagagaaagggagcTACAGACAGTGCCACCAGTGCCGGGGGGTCAGCGGTCCTGGGGTGAGAGGCTCCCTCAGACCGAGGGCCACCTGCACGGGGAGACCCAGGAAGCCCACGGCGCCCTGGCCTAGTCTCCAAGAGCTGTgcgccccccagccccagccagccGCGTCCACTCACCCGTAAGTCCGCTGGATCAAAGTAGGGGGCACCTGTTGCACGCCGATGGCAAAGCCTAAAATGAGAGACCAGTTAGGGAGGGGCCCAGCCTCACCCAGGGAAGACCCCCACAGCCCTCCACCTCTAATCCAAAAGGGTAAAcagcttcctctcccctcccggGCACCTCTACCTGAACCCCAGAACTCCCAGCCAAAGGGGGCCCATGGAGCTGAGGGGCAGCAGCCACTGGGCTTGCGCCCTCCGGAGCTCCAGCTCTGGGACCCACTTCCTCCCTCCGGTGAGGACAGCTGACAAGTGGGTGACCTGCCCTCCTTGCCGACCTGCCCTCCTTGCCCTGTCCCACCGGCACACGCAGCCGGAGGAAGGGGTTCAACTTCCGAGCTGGGGGATGACTGCCCTGTGACGGCTCTCTTGGAGCACATGACAGCCAACTGCTACTCCTGGTGCAGGGCGGGGGGGGGCCTCCTCCACCCCACAGATACCGAGGCTGAATATAGCAACCAGAAGCACAGCGAAGGAAAGCACGCACTCTCACCCGTCTGGAGGCTGCGCGGCTTGGCACCCAGATAGGCCAAGTTCACGTTTGCCTTGCGACCATCGATGTTGGGGTTAGGGTCTTTGCAAGCCCTCTCTGCGGCTGCCCGGTCGGCCATGGTCACCTGGAGGAGCACAGAGGCATCAGGGGCTTCACCGGAAGGCGAGGGAAGCAgagtgggctctagagcccaggcacCCCGGCATTTACTTCCCCTGACCCCAGGTGCCCGCTACCCAAGGCATCCGCCCAGCCCCGTCCAGCCTAAGCCCCCTAACCCCAAAGCCGCCCCTGGACCCCAGCTCCTCCTTCCGAGTTCAAGTGCTAAGAAACGCGGCCTTGAAGGGCAAAAACAATGCCCGGGGACGACAGCGAAACCCGAAGGGAGGGAGGGGTCCTGGCTTGGCCTACCCGGCCCGTGGGGACCACCAGTTTCCTCACGGGAGGGGTTTGGGGACACCCTAGTTAGAAAAGGAGTAAGAGAAGTGTCTTCAGGCCAACTCGGACTTAGGTTGTTTGGGATGTCTGTGGGAGTTGGTGGAAAATAATACACGAGTTGTTCAAAGGCTCCTAGCCCCAGGGTTAAGCCCTGTTCCTCGCTCGCTTGTTGCTCCAGGAAGTGCCGAAAAGTAGCCGGCTGTCCCCAAAACCTCTCCACAAACTTAGAAGAGTCCTAATTGAACACAGCGGCTCTCCCTTTTAAGCCGGCGTGGCGTGGGGGCAGGGAGACGGGGGCAGGACCGGCTGCAGCCCGAGAAGGGTCAGCAGGTGCCGAGCCGGCGGGAGGCGCTCGGGACTGGCGTGCGCCCGCCGCTTGACTCAGCGCCCCGGCCAAGATAAGTGCGGGGCGGGCGCTCCCGGCCGCGGGGCCACTTACGAAGCCGTATCCGCGAGACTTGCCCGTCTGGCGGTCGGTGATGACCACGGCCTCCTCGATGTCCCCGAAGCCCTCGAAGTACTTCCTGAGCGAGGCGTCGGTGGTATGGTAGGGCAGGCCGCCCACGAAAATCTTGGTGAACGTGGTGTCCTTCTGCGAGCCGTGCATGGCGCCGGGGGCGGCCGGGGGCCGCGAGAAGCCCGCGCTCGGGGCGCACGGCGCGGGCTGCAGCAGCATGGGGGGCGCCCCGCCGCCTACGGACCCGGGCCGCGTGGGGCTGCGCTCATTGGGGACGGTGGGGGTGCGAGCGGGGCAGCAGGGGCGCCGGTCTAGCCGCCGGGCCCGTCCACGCGCGGGCCGCTCCCGCCGTACGCTCCTCGCTGCGTTGCGCTGCTCTCCAGCCGGCGTTGCGAGCACTCTGCGCCTCAGCGCCTGCCCCTCGGGCTTTGTAgtcggccccgcccccggcccgcccaGGCCCCGCCCTACAACACCGACCCCGCCTCCAGCctcagccccgccccgccccgggcgcgcgAGGAGCGCCGGGAAGCGTAGTCCAGGCCCCACCCCACCGCGCCGCACGTGCGGTGGGGAAGCTCTTGGAGCAAGGCGCGCACTTGCGGCGGGGGCACATCCGGGTTTTCTAGGGCACCTGTTCCGTGCTCGCTGGGTTCCGGGCTCCTCTCCTCGTGGAAAGCAGTCTAGCGAATCAGATGTACACGATTCAGATCGTGTTTAGTGAGTCGGCGTTTCTCCCAGTGCTACCTCCAGTACAACACATATTGAAGGTGAAATGATTTTTGTCTTTACGCAGaggtgctaagtagcttcagtagtgtcccactctttgtgaccaccaCGGACTAtgccctgccaggttcctctgtccttggaattctctaggcaagaatactggaccatgccctcctccaggagatcttgccaaTCCACAGACTGAACCCTCATCtgttatgtcttctgcactggcaggcaggttccttaccactagagccacctgggaagccccgtttgTCGAGAGTGTATGTgggtatgcgtgtgtgtgtggtctaTATACATGAAAATAATTAGTTTGAGGAATTTTAGAGTGTGGTATGTGATCTATATACACGAATATAATTCATTCGAGGAATATTTATTAGGGTGTGGGGAATGCAGAAATGCACAGAACACACTCTAGCCCCACCAAGCCGCTATGAACAAGACAAATAAacgggttcagttcagttcagccgctcagtcgtgtccaactctttgcaaccccatcgactgcagcatgccaggcctccctgtccatcaccaactcctggagcttgctcaaactcatgtcctcgagtcagtgatgccctccaaccatctcctctgttgtcccctcctcctcctgccttcaatttttccaagcatcagggtcttttccaatgagtcacttctttgcatcagatagccaaagtattggagtttcagcttcagcatcagtcctcccaaggaatattcaggactgatttcctttaggcttgattggttcgatctccttgcagcccaagggactctcaagagtcttctccaacaccacagttcaaaagcatcaattctttggcactcagctttctttatagtccaactctctcccatccatatgtgactactggaaaaactatagctttgactagacgggcctttgtcggcaaagtaatatctctgctttttaactatACGATATATTACCCATTAGGAAATAAATCATGGTGCTACCATCCAGGAGTGGCCAGAGTGGTCCCCAGAGCCCCTATGATAAGGTGACTAGGCAGGGGAAGTAATTCTGGCCTCATCAAAAGTCCATCTCGGTGCTCGGGATTCCTCCCTCTGTCGGCAACCTCTAGGGGAAAGCAAACATAAAGGGCAGTGCTATTCTCTTTGTCCCTTCCCCAACCATAGGGACAGGCCCACCCCTGGGACTCTGTAGCAAGACCTGCTTCAGAATTGTCAAGGCTGCTTGTTCAAAGTTACTAGGAACTTCCTGTCTGACCAGAGCACTGAACCCAAGGCCCCCGCACCAGCATCCCCCACCAGTGGGTCACACGGCTATGCAGAGCCAGGCCCTGAGGGTCTCAAACCCTCCACATGTCCAAGCACCAGCATTGGGGTGTCCTGTGCAGTGGACATTAAGCCATCAGCCACTGTAGCCACCTGACTACACCCTGAGGCGAttcaggttgggggagggggcggggggctgggacAGGATACTGATCCTAGATGGTTaaggtgcacatcaaaggaataatttccaTAAGCCCACACTTTTGCATCTTTGCATGCATATgaaagtgctaaattcattaacttgtctggtttttctttaattcacaagaATCCTTTGATGTTCGACTTTCGGGTTTTTGTTATAAAACTCCCTGTATCCTGGCCCCTCCTTTACCGCTTAGGAACACTCTCTCACGCTTAGGAGCACTCTCTCTGGGCTATCCTAGAAACTGCTTCCAGGGTTTGAGTCTGCATAAAGCCCACTGAATAAAATACAATCCTCAGCTTCTAGTCGTGCACCTTTTTAAAAGTTGACACTGCTCAAAGTGGGGTTGAGGGGCACAGGAAGGCAGGCGAGGTGTTTACTAGTCTTTGCGATTATCCAGT includes these proteins:
- the RBM38 gene encoding RNA-binding protein 38 isoform X5; protein product: MLLQPAPCAPSAGFSRPPAAPGAMHGSQKDTTFTKIFVGGLPYHTTDASLRKYFEGFGDIEEAVVITDRQTGKSRGYGFVTMADRAAAERACKDPNPNIDGRKANVNLAYLGAKPRSLQTGESFAIGVQQVPPTLIQRTYGTPGDGEGQGSLVCCSPWGHK
- the RBM38 gene encoding RNA-binding protein 38 isoform X1, producing MLLQPAPCAPSAGFSRPPAAPGAMHGSQKDTTFTKIFVGGLPYHTTDASLRKYFEGFGDIEEAVVITDRQTGKSRGYGFVTMADRAAAERACKDPNPNIDGRKANVNLAYLGAKPRSLQTGESFAIGVQQVPPTLIQRTYGLTPHYIYPQAIVQPSVVIPAAPVPPLSSPYIEYTPASPAYAQYPPATYDQYPYAASPATAASFVGYSYPAAVPQALSAAAPAGTTFLQYQPPQLQPDRMQ
- the RBM38 gene encoding RNA-binding protein 38 isoform X2; the encoded protein is MCSKRAVTGQSSPSSEVEPLPPAACAGGTGQGGQVGKEGRSPTCQLSSPEGGSGSQSWSSGGRKPSGCCPSAPWAPFGWEFWGSGFAIGVQQVPPTLIQRTYGLTPHYIYPQAIVQPSVVIPAAPVPPLSSPYIEYTPASPAYAQYPPATYDQYPYAASPATAASFVGYSYPAAVPQALSAAAPAGTTFLQYQPPQLQPDRMQ
- the RBM38 gene encoding RNA-binding protein 38 isoform X3, encoding MLLQPAPCAPSAGFSRPPAAPGAMHGSQKDTTFTKIFVGGLPYHTTDASLRKYFEGFGDIEEAVVITDRQTGKSRGYGFVTMADRAAAERACKDPNPNIDGRKANVNLAYLGAKPRSLQTGESFAIGVQQVPPTLIQRTYGPISRVTCDDPAQPLEGFPASFRLP
- the RBM38 gene encoding RNA-binding protein 38 — protein: MLLQPAPCAPSAGFSRPPAAPGAMHGSQKDTTFTKIFVGGLPYHTTDASLRKYFEGFGDIEEAVVITDRQTGKSRGYGFVTMADRAAAERACKDPNPNIDGRKANVNLAYLGAKPRSLQTGFAIGVQQVPPTLIQRTYGLTPHYIYPQAIVQPSVVIPAAPVPPLSSPYIEYTPASPAYAQYPPATYDQYPYAASPATAASFVGYSYPAAVPQALSAAAPAGTTFLQYQPPQLQPDRMQ
- the RBM38 gene encoding RNA-binding protein 38 isoform X4; the protein is MLLQPAPCAPSAGFSRPPAAPGAMHGSQKDTTFTKIFVGGLPYHTTDASLRKYFEGFGDIEEAVVITDRQTGKSRGYGFVTMADRAAAERACKDPNPNIDGRKANVNLAYLGAKPRSLQTGFAIGVQQVPPTLIQRTYGPISRVTCDDPAQPLEGFPASFRLP
- the RBM38 gene encoding RNA-binding protein 38 isoform X6, producing the protein MLLQPAPCAPSAGFSRPPAAPGAMHGSQKDTTFTKIFVGGLPYHTTDASLRKYFEGFGDIEEAVVITDRQTGKSRGYGFVTMADRAAAERACKDPNPNIDGRKANVNLAYLGAKPRSLQTGFAIGVQQVPPTLIQRTYGTPGDGEGQGSLVCCSPWGHK